DNA sequence from the Brevundimonas sp. NIBR10 genome:
CCGACGAGGAGTCCCTCGCCTTCGGCCTCGCCGCCGCCGGCCTGAAGCATTCGGTCCACGGCGACTTCAACCTGTTCACCTCAGCCGACGTCCGCGCCGCCATGGACGCCGACGGTTTCGACATCAAGCGGTAGGGCAGTCCCGGTCACGCCGGTAAGCCGATCTTCTTCCCCCGCTTGCGGGGGAAAGCGGTCCGTCGATCGCGCAGCGATCCAGGACCGATGGGGGAAGTCTTCTTTCTTCGCCCCCTTCACACGCCCCCCATCGACCCTGGTCTCGCTCCGCTCGACGCCGGGGATGGTTTCCCCCGCTACGCGGGAGAAGAAGAAAGTCGGCTCGTCCAGCGCCTCCAACTTGCGAAGCTCGCCCGACCCTATCCCTTGCCGTGCCTGGGGATACGACCGATTCTGACGTTCAGTCAGGGCTATCCACGCGCCCAGGTCCCCAACCCCGCTATGATCCTTCCGTCCCGTCGCGGGGAAGGGCGCAAGGCCTTGCGATCTTGTTGCGGCGGGAGTGTGTAGAGCGGGATCGGACCGGGGGATGCCGGCGCAGTTCTTTCGGGGACTGCGTCGCCCCGGACCGTCAAAGGGTCTGGCGCAGAGAGTCGGATCGTTCAGGGGATGATGCTGCAAGGGCATCACCCTCCCGCCGGGGGCGCGGTAGCGGCAAGGGGTTAAGAGCCCCGCTGGTTCGTGGCGACACGAGCCGTACAGCTCCTGCGAAAACCACATACGCGGAGCGTTCGTCTTTCGCCGAAACGGTATTTTCTATTTCATTCCGGGCGAAGGCCCGGACGCTCCGCCGGCCCTTCCCATCGCTTCAGCGCATCGGCGCGTGAGGGCGAAGAGGCGTGAAAAATGCCCGGCCGAACCCACTAGGAAACCGGTGTCATAGCGCCTAATCTGATACGGAAGGACCGCAGAGTCCGCCCCGTGGAAGCGTTCGGAGTATCCTCATGTCCATCTCGATGAACCGTCGTGCCCTGCTCGGTGCCGCCGCCGCGAGCGCCTTTGCCTCGGCCGCGCCCGCCGCCTTCGCGCAAGGCTCGCCCGACCGCTCCGCCATCCTGGCCGCGATGAAGAAGGCCGCCGCCTTCATGACCGACGAGGTCGCGGTCGGTGGCGGCTATGTCTGGAACGTCCTGCCCGACTTCTCGCGCCGTTGGGGCGAGCTGGAGGCCTCGCCGACGATCATCTGGGTCCAGCCTCCGGGCACGGCGACGGTGGGTCACGCCTTCCTCGACGCCTATCACGCCACCGGCGACGAACAGTTCTACGCCGCCGCCAGGTCCGCCGCCGACGCCCTGGTCGCGGGCCAGCATCCCCGGGGGGGCTGGAACTACGTCGTCGACACGGCGGGCGAGGAAAGCCTCAAGGCCTGGTACGAGACCTATGGTCACAACGCCTGGCGGATGGAGGAATACCATCGCTATTACGGCAATGCGACGTTCGACGACGCCGGCACGGCCGAGGCCTCGCAACTGCTGCTGCGCATCTATCTCGAGAAGCGCGAGCGCAAATACCGGGCCCCGCTCGACAAGGCGATCCAGTTTGTCCTCGACGCCCAGTATCCGAACGGCGGCTGGCCCCAGCGCTTCCCCTTCGTCGAGAACGGCGGTGCCCACGGACATGCCGACTATACGCCCTACATCACTTTCAACGACGATGTGGCGGGCGAGAACATCGAGTTCCTGCTCTATGCGCATCAGGCCCTGGGCTCGAACGACGCCCGGCTGGTTGACGCGATCGAGCGCGGCATGGACATCTATGTGAAGACCCAGCAGCCCATGCCTCAGCCGGCCTGGGGCCTCCAGCATTTCCCCGACACCCTGAAGCCCGCCCCCGCCCGCACCATCGAGCCCCAAGCGTTTGCGACCCACACGACGGGGACCAACATCCGTTCGATGATCGGATTTTATCGGCTGACCGGCGACCGCAAATTCCTCGAACGCCTGCCCGAGGCCCTGGACTGGCTGGATCAGGTCAGGACGCCCCAGAATCTGATCGCGCCGGGCCGGACCCATCCGACCTTCATCCTCGAAGGGTCGAACACCCCGGTCTATATCCACCGCCGCGGGTCCAACATCACCAACGGCCAGTATTACGCCGACACCAATCCGAACAATCTGATCGTCCACTACGGTTCGTTCCGGAACGTGGACACCGCCGCCATCCGCGCCGAGTACGAGGCGGCGGCCGCCATGGACCCCGCCGCCCTGATCGCCGCCTCGCCGCTGAAGGCGCGGGCCGGGTCGCTGAAACTGCCGAAATATTTCACCCTGCGCGACGTCAGCATCTGGGACATGTCCACCGACGCCCGGCGCGAGCGGCCGACGACGCCCGCGCGCGTCGCCGAGCTGGTTTCGGGCCTCAACGACCGGGGCTACTGGCCTTCGCCTCTGACCACAATCTCCAACCCCTATATCGGGCCGGCCCCGGCCGAGGTGACCGGCGGCGAGTATCAGACGACCCGCGTCGGCGACCTGTGGGACACCTCGCCCTACAACACCGACTACCCCGTCGAATGCATCTCGACCCAGGTGTTCGTGCGCAATCTGGGCGACCTGATCGAAGGTCTGGCCGCATGATCGACCGGCGACAGGCCCTGATCGGCGGCGCATCAGCGGGGCTGGTCGCCACGACCGGCTGCGCGACCTTCGCCGGGTCGGCTCAGCCGGATCAGACCGTCTGGCGCTTCGGAGACCTCGACCGGATCGGTGCGCCCCTGACCATCGAAGGGGCCCCACAGCGTATCGACGGCCCGGCCTCCGTGCCCGGCGGCGCGCTCAAGTTCGACGGTGTGGACGACGCCCTGTTCATCGGCGACCACCCCCTGGCCGGTGCCTCCACCTTCGCCTTCGAAGCCGTGTTCCGCCCCGACGGCGGCGCCTTCGAGCAACGCTGGTTCCACCTGCAGGCCGACGAGGCGGTGGTGCCGGGCCAAACCCCGGTCGGCACCCGCTTCCTGTTCGAGATCCGCGTCTATGGCGAGCAATGGGCGCTCGACGCCTTCACCAAGGGCCCGACCTACAACCAGACCCTGCTGTTTCCCGACAAGCTGCACCCCGTCGGCCGCTGGTATCACGTGGCCCAGACCTATGACGGGACGACCTACCGCAGCTTCGTCGACGGCGAACTCCAGGGCGAGGCCGCCGTCGCCTTCACACCCCAGGGCCCGGGGCGGGCGTCCGTCGGCTGTCGCATCAACCGGGTGAACTATTTCAACGGCGCGGTGGCCGAGGCCCGGTTCACGAAGCGATTCCTGCGCCCGGATCAGTTCACGGGTTTGAATCCAAACTAACTCGCCTGCCCACGGTCTTTGACAACTCAATCCCGCTCATCCCGGCGAAAGCCGGGACCCAGTCCTTTGGGCGATCGATGCCGTCAGTTTTCCACCAGCGGCGATCCCACACCTGTGACCCCCAAAAGCACTGGGTCCCGGCTTTCGCCGGGATGAGCGGAATGTGGGTTACCCCGCCCGCTGCTGATCCCACCACCGCACCGCATCTGCATCGCGGGCGCTCAACTCGGGGTAGTCGGGGTCGGACCCCACGTCCGGCACCCGACGCCAGGAGCGGGCGCATTTGGGGTGGTCCAGAATCGGTTTCGCGACGACCTCAACGTTGATCACTTCCAGGGCCTGGAAAGTCTCGACCGCTTCGGGGCTGATACCGGCGACGATGCTTGCGACGCTCGACCGGAAGATGTCGGCCACGTCTTGTGCCGCGAGCCCCTCAAACGCTGCCAGAAGTTGATCGTCCGCAATGTAGACGGTCAGTTCGGCGTCAAGGCCGGTTCCGATACGCTTCTCGCGGCGTTCGACTTCCAGGGCGCCATTGGTGACCAGCAACACGCGTTGGACCTTCTCCCAACGATGCTTCTCGTTCCAGTTCTGCCACTCACTGGGCGTCTCCGGAATCACCCGCGCACAGTTCGTCCCCGCCTCCGGGAAGCGCGTCAGCCACGCCTCCTCCATGGTGAACGGCGTCAGCGGGGCCAGCCAGGCGGTCAGCCGCATGAACACCTCGTCCATCACCGTCCGAGCCGCACGGCGGCGGATCGCATCCGGACGGTCGCAGTACAGGCTGTCCTTGCGGATATCGAAATACAGGGCCGACAGGTCGTTGGCGCAGAACTCCAGCACCGGCCGGACCACGTCCTGGAAGCGGTATTCGGCGTAGGCCTTCCTCACCTGGCCATCCAGTTCGTGCAGCCGATGCAGCACGAACTTCTCAAGAGGCGGCATCTGATCGTAGTCGGTCAGTCGCTCGTCCTCGTCGAACCCGACCAGGGCACCCAGCAGATAGCGGACGGTGTTCCTCAGCTTGCGATAGGCATCTACCGTCGTCTGAAGGATCGTCTTGCCGATCCGCTGATCGTCCGAATAGTCCACCAGCGCGACCCAAAGGCGCAGGATGTCGGCCCCGCTCTCCTTGATGATGACGGCGGGGTCGGTCGTATTGCCCTTGGACTTGGACATCTTCTCCCCCTTCTCGTCGAGGGTGAAGCCGTGGGTCAGGACCGCATTGAACGGTGCCCGGCCGCGCGTGCCGGAGCCCTCCAGCAGGGACGACTGGAACCAGCCGCGATGCTGGTCCGACCCTTCCAGATACAGGTCCGCCGGCCAGTGCGAGGGCCGGTCGCCGACGTATCCATTGGCCGGATCGCGGGGCTCGATGGTGAAGGCATGGGTCGATCCGGAGTCGAACCAGACGTCCAGAATGTCCTCGACCTTCTCGTACCGCGCCGGGTCGTGGACACCCAGGAAATCGCTGTCCGGCGCGCTGAACCAGATGTCGGCACCGTGCTCGGCGATGGCCTTCAGGATGCGGGCGTCGACCTCGGGGTCATGCAGGGGCTGGCCGGTGTGCTTGTCCACGAACATGGCCAGAGGCGTACCCCAGGCGCGCTGGCGGCTGATCAGCCAGTCGGGCCGGCCCTCGACCATGGAGCGGATGCGGTTGCGGCCCGCCTCGGGGTGGAAGTCGGTGTGGTCGATGGCCTTCAGCGCCGTCTCGCGCAGGGTGTCGCCGTCCTTGAGCGGGGCATCCATGCGGATGAACCACTGCGGCGTATTGCGGAAGATCACCGGCGCCTTGGACCGCCACGAGTGCGGATAGGTGTGTTCGATCCGACCGCGCGCCAGCAGCGTCCCGGCCTCGATCAGCCTGTCCATCACCGCACCGTTCGCAGGACCGAACTTGCCCGTCTTCTTGCCCTCGGTCTCCAGCACCTTCAGCCCCGCGAACAGGGGCACGCCGGGATAGTAGGCACCGTCCGGATCGACCGTGTCGGGCACCTCGTGATGACCGTGGGCCTTCCACACCTCGAAGTCGTCGGCGCCGTGGCCGGGCGCAGTGTGGACGAAGCCGGTCCCCGCGTCGTCGGTGACGTGATCTCCGGCCAGCAGGGGCACCGAGAAGCCATAGCCCGGATCGAGCGCCGCCAGCGGATGGGCGCACTCCAGACCCGACGGATTGAGGTCGGACACCCGGGTCCAGGTCGCGATCTTCGCTGCCCTGAACACATCCTCGGCCAGCTTGTCGGCGACGATCAGACGGTCTCCGGCCGCAGCCCAGGGCTCGAACTCCAGCCCCTGTTCCATCGACTGGACCTCGTACAGGCCATAGGCGATCTCGGGCCCGTAGCTGATCGCCCGGTTGGCCGGGATGGTCCAGGGCGTGGTGGTCCAGATCACGATCGACGGGGTCGCGTGGCGGAAGGCCAGCAGGTCGTCGTCATGGTCGTCCGACGCCGCGATCACCGGGAACTTGACCCAGATCGTGGGCGAGACGTGGTCGTGGTACTCGATCTCGGCGTCGGCCAGCGCCGTGCGTTCGACCGGCGACCACATCACGGGCTTGGAGCCGCGATACAGCTGACCCGAATTCTTGAACCGGTGGAACTCGGCGACGATCTTCGCCTCGGTCGAGAAGTCCATTGTGGCATAGCGATTGTCGAAGTCGCCGGTGATCCCCAGACGCTTGAACTGGGCCCCCTGCACGTCGATCCAGCCGGCGGCATAGTCGCGGCAGGCCTTGCGGAATTCCTCCTTGGAGACCTCGTCCTTGCGCCGGCCCTTGGCCCGGTACTGTTCCTCGATCTTCCACTCGATGGGCAGGCCGTGGCAGTCCCAGCCGGGGACGTAGTCGACGTCATAGCCCAGCAGGAAGCGCGACCGGACCACGAAATCCTTCAGCGTCTTGTTCAGCGCATGGCCGATGTGGATGTCGCCGTTGGCATAGGGCGGGCCGTCGTGCAGCACATAGAGCGGCGCGCCCTGGACCTGACGTTCGGCGCGCAGGGTCGCATACAGGTCGCCCCACTGCTCCAGGATCGCCGGCTCCTTCTGCGGCAGGCCGCCCCGCATCGGGAACGGCGTCTCGGGCAGGAAGACCGTCTCGCGGTAATCGCGGGCGGCGGGGGCGTTGGATTGGTCGTCGGCCATGGTTGGTCTCGGCGTGTTCTGATTGATCGTTCGCTGTCTCGATGGTCGCTCGGGTCAAGAGCGGAGTTCCCGGCGTGGGCGGGGCTGAAGCAGCCCTCGGCGCTACGCCGGGCGGCTAATCGAAATCGGGCGACGGAAGACGCGGACGGTCATGATGGGCGCTGTCTAGCAGAGCCGGAACCGGCTGCGCCAGTGCGAGCGTCAGCATTCGACAGTGGGACCGGGGCGAACTCGGCGCATGATCCGGCGGGTTACGGAGGTAGGGATGCGACATTTTCCAGCGATGATCGTGGGGCTGCTGCTGGCGGGCACAGCCTCCTCGGCCTCTGCCCAGCGCGGCGACGAGGGGGCCGCTGCCTTCGTGCGCGGCGTCTATGCCGCCTATTCCGACGAGGACGTCTCGCCGCCGGATCTGGGCGACCGGGCGGTCTGGTCGCCCCGGATGGCGACGCTGATCCGGCGCGACCGCGAACTGGCCACCGAGGATCTGCCCTATCTCGACGCCGATCCGATCTGTGACTGCCAGGACTGGGAGAACCTGCGGGTCCAGTCCGTGGGGGTCAGCCTCGACAACGTGCGGATGCGCTGGATCGCCACCGTGCGG
Encoded proteins:
- a CDS encoding pectate lyase, translating into MSISMNRRALLGAAAASAFASAAPAAFAQGSPDRSAILAAMKKAAAFMTDEVAVGGGYVWNVLPDFSRRWGELEASPTIIWVQPPGTATVGHAFLDAYHATGDEQFYAAARSAADALVAGQHPRGGWNYVVDTAGEESLKAWYETYGHNAWRMEEYHRYYGNATFDDAGTAEASQLLLRIYLEKRERKYRAPLDKAIQFVLDAQYPNGGWPQRFPFVENGGAHGHADYTPYITFNDDVAGENIEFLLYAHQALGSNDARLVDAIERGMDIYVKTQQPMPQPAWGLQHFPDTLKPAPARTIEPQAFATHTTGTNIRSMIGFYRLTGDRKFLERLPEALDWLDQVRTPQNLIAPGRTHPTFILEGSNTPVYIHRRGSNITNGQYYADTNPNNLIVHYGSFRNVDTAAIRAEYEAAAAMDPAALIAASPLKARAGSLKLPKYFTLRDVSIWDMSTDARRERPTTPARVAELVSGLNDRGYWPSPLTTISNPYIGPAPAEVTGGEYQTTRVGDLWDTSPYNTDYPVECISTQVFVRNLGDLIEGLAA
- a CDS encoding LamG domain-containing protein, whose protein sequence is MIDRRQALIGGASAGLVATTGCATFAGSAQPDQTVWRFGDLDRIGAPLTIEGAPQRIDGPASVPGGALKFDGVDDALFIGDHPLAGASTFAFEAVFRPDGGAFEQRWFHLQADEAVVPGQTPVGTRFLFEIRVYGEQWALDAFTKGPTYNQTLLFPDKLHPVGRWYHVAQTYDGTTYRSFVDGELQGEAAVAFTPQGPGRASVGCRINRVNYFNGAVAEARFTKRFLRPDQFTGLNPN
- the ileS gene encoding isoleucine--tRNA ligase, translated to MADDQSNAPAARDYRETVFLPETPFPMRGGLPQKEPAILEQWGDLYATLRAERQVQGAPLYVLHDGPPYANGDIHIGHALNKTLKDFVVRSRFLLGYDVDYVPGWDCHGLPIEWKIEEQYRAKGRRKDEVSKEEFRKACRDYAAGWIDVQGAQFKRLGITGDFDNRYATMDFSTEAKIVAEFHRFKNSGQLYRGSKPVMWSPVERTALADAEIEYHDHVSPTIWVKFPVIAASDDHDDDLLAFRHATPSIVIWTTTPWTIPANRAISYGPEIAYGLYEVQSMEQGLEFEPWAAAGDRLIVADKLAEDVFRAAKIATWTRVSDLNPSGLECAHPLAALDPGYGFSVPLLAGDHVTDDAGTGFVHTAPGHGADDFEVWKAHGHHEVPDTVDPDGAYYPGVPLFAGLKVLETEGKKTGKFGPANGAVMDRLIEAGTLLARGRIEHTYPHSWRSKAPVIFRNTPQWFIRMDAPLKDGDTLRETALKAIDHTDFHPEAGRNRIRSMVEGRPDWLISRQRAWGTPLAMFVDKHTGQPLHDPEVDARILKAIAEHGADIWFSAPDSDFLGVHDPARYEKVEDILDVWFDSGSTHAFTIEPRDPANGYVGDRPSHWPADLYLEGSDQHRGWFQSSLLEGSGTRGRAPFNAVLTHGFTLDEKGEKMSKSKGNTTDPAVIIKESGADILRLWVALVDYSDDQRIGKTILQTTVDAYRKLRNTVRYLLGALVGFDEDERLTDYDQMPPLEKFVLHRLHELDGQVRKAYAEYRFQDVVRPVLEFCANDLSALYFDIRKDSLYCDRPDAIRRRAARTVMDEVFMRLTAWLAPLTPFTMEEAWLTRFPEAGTNCARVIPETPSEWQNWNEKHRWEKVQRVLLVTNGALEVERREKRIGTGLDAELTVYIADDQLLAAFEGLAAQDVADIFRSSVASIVAGISPEAVETFQALEVINVEVVAKPILDHPKCARSWRRVPDVGSDPDYPELSARDADAVRWWDQQRAG
- a CDS encoding DUF3828 domain-containing protein, with the translated sequence MRHFPAMIVGLLLAGTASSASAQRGDEGAAAFVRGVYAAYSDEDVSPPDLGDRAVWSPRMATLIRRDRELATEDLPYLDADPICDCQDWENLRVQSVGVSLDNVRMRWIATVRFVNAGETKTARLLLWGDPIRGWTIDDVLNPGYPSLADQLTESIQRVEAGGSAHD